A genomic stretch from Oreochromis niloticus isolate F11D_XX linkage group LG11, O_niloticus_UMD_NMBU, whole genome shotgun sequence includes:
- the ephb6 gene encoding ephrin type-B receptor 5 has translation MWSVLLSLCLFFQPNSAEEVMLLDTTESTSELGWITYPDTGWDEVSVLDDRGKLIRTFEVCNVNQNPRQQDNWLATPFLYRHSAPRVFVTLRFSVRDCASLRSPSPTCRETLTLYYKQADSQRELERTWVAEPSSGERETREGWVKIDTIAADKSFSKVEPSSPHQYQPNRYSRINIKTRSFAPLTRKGFVLAIVDSGACVSLMGVSIFYRRCPATSLYLASYPPTPSGAEPTALVPVTGTCVPHSKAQGDTPPRMHCNAEGEWMVPVGGCVCDEGYEPNLNGSACLACPVGYFKSISGSIPCTVCPSNSRTSHEGSSVCECRSGFYRAASDANSSACTTPPSAPVSLTWEYESGDGGVSLRWRPPVDMGGRSEVWYGVVCRICPSPTFTNSALCSWCGEGVTFSPSQTNLKQTKVTLNNLLTRVTYLIQVQAMNEVSALSPFPVRYSSINFTTSQSVPSTVPMMHQLSRAPDSITLSWPQPDRPNGDILEYQLRYYDKGSDVDSALTVYSETNTVTVKSLIPGSIYAFQIRARNERGYGPYSNTIYFTTLPLEEHSQQIQTRLPLLVGSVMGGAAFLLVVAAIVVVVVFRSKRRESPYSDRLQRYISNRGGVKYYVDPSTYEDPSEAVKEFAREIDPTHLKIEEVIGAAQFGEVSRGRYRPLGRREVLVAVKTLRWGASDRERGMFLSEAGVLGQFDHPNVLKLEGVITRTPPERIVTEFMENGPLDAFLRENEGQFSVLQLVGMLRGVGAGMRYLSERNFVHRDLAARNVLVNSNLVCKVSDFGLSRLMRGLDHNIPTYTASLGSKIPVRWTAPEAFQHRKFSSASDVWSFGILMWEVMSYGERPYWDMSNQEVMKAVADQYRLPAPHNCPPALHSLMLQCWQADRADRPGFDSVLSSLDRLIRHPASLKAEPTRSCSQPLLSPTPTDLSSVATVSDWLKALRMERYQDEFDRAHLDTLDRVSKLTMEDVQDLGVNLLGHQRKIVSAAQQLRAHLTQGQVEV, from the exons TGGGATGAGGTCAGCGTCCTAGATGACCGAGGGAAGCTCATACGAACCTTTGAAGTCTGCAATGTCAACCAAAATCCCCGTCAGCAGGACAACTGGTTGGCTACTCCTTTCCTGTACCGCCACTCGGCTCCACGGGTGTTTGTCACGTTGCGTTTCTCTGTGCGAGACTGCGCGAGCCTGCGTTCACCGTCGCCCACCTGCAGGGAGACACTCACTCTATACTACAAGCAGGCCGACTCCCAGAGGGAGCTGGAGAGGACCTGGGTAGCTGAG CCATCGAGTGGGGAGAGGGAGACCAGGGAGGGCTGGGTAAAGATTGACACCATCGCAGCCGATAAGAGTTTTTCCAAGGTGGAGCCCAGCTCACCTCACCAGTATCAGCCCAACAGATACAGCCGTATCAACATTAAAACACGCAGCTTTGCCCCCCTCACACGCAAAGG ATTTGTCTTGGCCATCGTCGACAGCGGAGCTTGCGTTTCCCTCATGGGGGTGTCTATCTTCTACCGCCGCTGTCCAGCCACAAGCCTCTACCTAGCTTCGTATCCACCGACTCCCTCGGGTGCCGAGCCAACAGCTTTAGTGCCTGTGACCGGGACGTGTGTCCCTCACAGTAAGGCACAAGGAGACACGCCCCCTCGCATGCACTGCAATGCTGAAGGAGAGTGGATGGTGCCCGTCGGTGGATGCGTCTGTGATGAAGGTTATGAGCCGAACCTCAATGGATCTGCCTGTCTGG CCTGTCCCGTGGGCTACTTTAAGTCCATTTCAGGCTCTATTCCCTGCACTGTGTGCCCATCCAACAGCCGAACCAGCCATGAGGGAtcgagtgtgtgtgaatgtcgcAGCGGCTTTTACCGGGCCGCCAGCGATGCCAACTCTTCTGCCTGCACAA CTCCTCCGTCTGCTCCAGTCTCTCTGACCTGGGAGTATGAGAGCGGCGATGGTGGGGTTTCCTTGAGGTGGCGCCCTCCGGTGGACATGGGAGGCCGAAGTGAGGTGTGGTACGGGGTGGTGTGTCGCATCTGTCCGTCACCGACCTTCACCAACTCGGCTTTGTGCTCTTGGTGTGGGGAGGGCGTCACCTTCAGCCCCTCCCAGACCAACCTGAAACAAACCAAGGTCACCCTCAACAACCTGCTGACCAGAGTCACGTATCTCATACAG GTGCAAGCCATGAATGAAGTGTCAGCTTTGAGTCCTTTTCCAGTTCGATACTCAAGCATCAATTTCACTACGAGCCAGTCAG TTCCCAGTACCGTTCCTATGATGCACCAGCTGAGCCGGGCCCCGGACTCCATCACTCTGTCGTGGCCTCAGCCAGACAGGCCTAATGGAGACATCCTGGAGTATCAGCTCAGATACTATGACAAG GGTTCAGATGTGGACAGCGCATTGACTGTGTACAGTGAGACTAACACAGTGACCGTCAAGTCTCTGATTCCCGGCTCCATCTACGCCTTCCAGATCAGAGCTCGGAATGAGCGAGGCTACGGGCCCTACAGCAACACCATCTACTTCACGACGCTGCCTCTAG AGGAGCATTCACAGCAAATCCAGACTCGGCTTCCTCTGCTGGTGGGCTCGGTCATGGGTGGGGCGGCGTTTCTCCTTGTCGTGGCAGCCATTGTGGTCGTGGTGGTATTTCGCAG TAAGAGGAGGGAGAGTCCATACAGTGACCGACTCCAGAGGTACATCAGTAACAGAG GTGGAGTTAAGTATTACGTTGACCCATCCACTTATGAGGACCCCAGTGAGGCGGTCAAAGAATTTGCCCGTGAGATCGACCCCACTCACCTCAAGATCGAGGAGGTGATTGGTGCAG CCCAATTTGGTGAGGTTTCCCGCGGTCGATACCGTCCGCTGGGTCGCAGGGAAGTGCTGGTAGCAGTGAAGACTCTGCGGTGGGGAGCGTCGGACAGAGAGAGGGGGATGTTCCTCAGTGAAGCAGGAGTCCTGGGACAGTTTGACCACCCCAATGTGCTGAAACTAGAGGGTGTTATCACCCGTACCCCTCCAGAGAGGATCGTCACTGAGTTCATGGAGAACGGGCCCCTGGATGCCTTCCTCAGG GAGAACGAAGGTCAGTTCAGTGTCCTCCAGCTTGTCGGGATGCTCAGGGGAGTTGGAGCAGGGATGCGTTACCTCTCTGAGAGAAACTTTGTTCACCGAGACCTGGCGGCCAGGAACGTGTTGGTTAACTCCAACCTGGTCTGTAAAGTGTCCGATTTTGGCCTCTCCAGGCTTATGAGGGGCTTGGACCACAACATACCAACTTACACTGCCTCACTG GGCAGTAAGATTCCTGTGAGGTGGACGGCACCTGAAGCATTTCAGCATCGCAAGTTCAGCTCAGCTAGTGATGTCTGGAGCTTTGGAATACTGATGTGGGAAGTTATGTCCTACGGAGAGCGTCCGTACTGGGACATGAGCAATCAAGAG GTGATGAAGGCAGTAGCAGATCAGTACCGTCTCCCGGCCCCCCACAActgcccccctgccctccactCTCTAATGCTTCAGTGTTGGCAGGCCGACCGGGCAGACCGACCAGGTTTCGACTCAGTCCTGTCTTCTCTGGATCGACTCATCAGGCACCCCGCATCCCTCAAAGCTGAGCCAACTCG AAGCTGCTCCCAGCCGCTGCTCAGCCCCACTCCCACAGACTTATCGTCAGTGGCGACGGTCAGTGATTGGCTGAAAGCGCTGAGGATGGAGAGGTATCAGGATGAGTTTGATCGAGCGCACCTGGACACGTTAGACAGAGTCAGCAAGCTTACGATGGA AGACGTCCAGGATCTCGGCGTGAACCTGCTGGGACACCAGAGGAAGATCGTCAGCGCAGCCCAGCAGCTCAGGGCTCACCTGACACAGGGGCAGGTGGAGGTCTGA